ttattcaaatttttaattaCATCGTAAATtgcattatattttttaaaagttacaaattaaatgtatgtaattttgaacagaaattacaaatttattaaaatgttattaatagtatttaatataataataataatattctaCTAAATATATTTCATGTCAACTCATCtattaaataaattgtttataatatttaaattaaatttattattattattatattatataaaatataaaattgtggGGGGTAGATAAAAATTTTCATCATGAATGTCTTTCAATGTATATATTTTGATGaatatttctttaaaattaaataaaatattgttggaATTTGAGTTTTGATTATAGGGTGGACGTGAATTGTGATAAGGTCCAATCAAGTTATATTGATTGTTGTGGGTTTAATATCTTTCAAACTGTAAATCAAGGACctgattttcattaaaataattagaCTCATGTGCGAGTATGACCTAGTCGCGTCGAATGTGATTAATCCAAGTCAAAAACCATTTTATGTAGaaactttattttgaaatttgcatcTTTTGGTCTCAGAAATTTGGTGGATGTTGATTACAAAgatgataaaaacttgtgtgacacggtctcacgagttgtatttgtgagacggatctcttatttgggtcatcaatgaaaaaatgttactttttatgataagagtattactttttattgtgaatatgggtagggttgaccagtctcacagattaagatccgtaagacggtctcacatgagacccactcttcaAAAATTGTAGTTCTTTTTATTTAAGCTCATTTATTTGGGATGgcatattttatttaagggagAGTTTTGGAATTGCAGATTAGGTAGATGAAAagtatttaagcttatatgttGTATGTCGTTTGTTGGCTACTAGACGTACTTGGTTTTGTTAATTATGTCctaaacaaatataatatttaataatctttACAAATTTAGTAGATTATTAATTTATGACGTGAACATATATAGAAATATattgatgcgatccgggtgaaatggacgagcCGGGTCGGGGTGGTCCActggatctgctatcaagataatgaagggaataagagcagtGAGATATATCTCCGTAATATGGcttcagctgtaacctgcacacaaggagatgaactcgtgaatgggcgccggagagATGTTcagcgtggccactccgatacTTAAGTCAGTGAAGGACTCAACAAAAGACTAATGTAACaaagtgatggttgtgatattggtgtaagaGTGTAGACAATAAATTGAATCTAAATGTAAAGggagaacctgatatttatagtaggagaagtaataatgacctcgttcttcgtgctacctactaattatagtaggacggCTACATtgtgacatgtcaaatcatacactagtcacatctcgcatgtctgactttgtcaaccacttgaattagtgtcagagataggacggtcgcccacatccaattctgctagtgtactcgagtgtggtgctcatatcgaggtggcctagttagaatgcctaccgaaggcttatataagagcccgggcatctggttgcccggggagtagagcccgggcttgcacctgcctagcttcagaagaatccatcctgcagattgactctgatttgggaatccatctgatatcgcgggttatccatgacccgggctcttacagggatatcatcacacatcccttaaatagtcgggctagagtcatactcgctgtctcgattagtcatgcttggattcccaaagagatgatcaatctggttttataaaagcatcgggggcttcatgTCTCTCAGAGATGGGATGAGGAGCCGGAGTCTCGTGTCTCATGGACTTGAGATAAGATGTCGGGACCTCGTATCTCCCGGACTcgaaatggtcgaggtgcggagcctcgGGCCAGGGTGttggtccctggacttaatagataaccaaggtgcggagccctggccttcatgaatggtcgaggtgcggagccccgagccaggtttgagaacccttgGGTTATAAAAGACCAGGgggcggagccttgggccggggaacatgtcccgggacttgggaatggacGAGgagcggagccccgagccaggtttgagaaccctgggattataaataaccaaggtacggagccttggtccggggaacatgtcccgggacttgggaatggtcgaggtgcggagccccgagcgaggtttgagaaccctgggcttataaataaccaaggtgcggagccttgggccggggaagatgtcccgggacttgggaatggtcgaggtgcggagccccgagccaggtttgagaacccttgGGTTATAAAAGACCAGGgggcggagccttgggccggggaacatgtcccgggacttgggaatggtcgaggtacggagccccgagccagggttgagaaccctgggcttaatagatgaccgaggtacgggtccacgggccaaggtacgggtccctggacttaatgaacagccagggtacggagccctgggtcttggagtggtcgaggtgcggagccccgagccagggctCGGAGCCTTGGACTTAATGATAATGTGCCGGGACCTCGTGTCTCCCGGGCTTAAGATAGGCTTAAGAtaatgtgccggggcctcatgtctcccggacttaagataaGATGCCGGGGCCTCGTGTCTCCCGAACTTAAAATAtggtgccggggcctcatgtctcccggactttcaAGATTTTGCTTTTCCTGttctattaattttattaaaaaccaaatcactaacctggaaatactgaatctgaATTCATTTCCGATAGAGTGAAACTTCTCTGGTTGAGCTAAATTAGGTGACTAATATAGCTGTATGCTGCTGAGTGCATAGTAAATACTCTTCCACGCCAATCCTGGATAGCCGCTGAGCTTTGAGCCCATATAAAATCCACATATAAGATCTGAGTGTCGAGCTGGTCGGActtatttttgaatggaaaccatatctacgtcttgagctcaaattcccacagacggcgccaatgatgcgatccgggtgaaatggacgagcCGGGTCGGGGTGgtccaccggatctgctatcaagataatgaagggaataagagcagtGAGATATATCTCCGTAATATGGcttcagctgtaacctgcacacaaggagatgaactcgtgaatgggcgccggagagatgtccggcgtggccactccgatgcttaagtcagtgaaggactcaacaaaagaccaatgtaaccaagtgatggttgtgatattggtgtaagaGTGTAGACAATAAATTGAATCTAAATGTAAAGGGAGAACCTgttatttatagtaggagaagtaatgatgacctcgttcttcgtgctacctactaattatagtaggacggCTACATtgtgacatgtcaaatcatacactagtcacatctcgcctgtctgactttgtcaaccacttgaattagtcagagataggacggtcgcacacatccaattctgctagtgtactcgagtgtggtgctcatatcgaggtggcctAGTTAGAATGCCTACCAAgggcttatataagagcccgggcgtctggttgcccggggagtagagNgagtagagcccgggcttgcacctgcccaacttcagaagaatccatcctgcagattgaccctgatttgggaatccatctgatatcccgggtcatccatgactcgggctcttacaggggtatcatcatatatatacaattatttTCAGAGAAATTTTGTTAGCTGGAGCCAAAGATCTTAAGACATTACATGGTCCGCAATATGAGTTATTACTTCATGAAAGATGGAAACTCTACCAATGAATGGGTTACGGAGAGCATAAATGAACTGATCTCACACCAAAATGAGACGTATAAAATCTTTTATACGtgctactcatatcaagaatgCATATTTTCTTTTCGGAAGTTAATCACATGCATAATAATTCAAAAGTTAAGCGTGTTTGATTTGATGCAATTTTGGGATAAGTGGCCTCTTGAGAAATTTTATAggatgcgtgtgagtgaggatagAAGCACGTTGAAAAACCTCGTCTTTGTAAAGCGAGGACATTTGTCAAATTTGGGACGTTACAGAAATTATTGTATTGTATGTGCGCTGACTGACACATTAATGATTTCGAGGTACGATGATCCATACCTCTGGGCCAGGATCGAGGTTTGTCCAAGATGTTCGGGCAGTGGTCGTGATGTAAGGACACAGTCCCTGACCGCATTATCCTAGTCTCCTTGTACCACCCAGGCTAAGATGGGTGTCGGGTTTGTCTGGTCTAAACCTTTCTTTAGTCGTTGGATACTCAGTGATGCATGTTTATCTAAGAATACTATCTTTACCCGGGCTGGTCTTCCACCTAGTATCCTTGAGCTCCCTATCACTCCGTCCGAGTCCGAAGAAGACCCAACTCTTTCCGAGATATCACTAGTTAGgtatgatataattaaataggtTTTCATTGATTCAACTAATACATATTTAATGTATTTGGCACTTAAATATTCTTATCCTATATGGATTAAAAATTAAAGTCTAAAATGGTTAACAAAAACTTATAATATAATCATATAGCAAATTTAGTTAACTATTTTCGTACCAATTATATCGTAAAAATGAGACTCTATAACAATCCCGATAATTAACTAATAAGTGGTGGAAGTACGTAGATTGAAGacgaaacaaaaaaacaaaaaaaaagattaaacaTTGACCAATGACCACAACAAACACTTCAAAATTATTCTAGACAAGACATGCATAGACCCATTGTCGATGCCTTTCCACGGCCGCCtgaagaaaaataagaaataattaatttgctttcttgttttcgTGGAGAAGAGAAAGGAACCTTTTTACAATCAAGAAATTTCAAAGAAGGTCGATGTTGGGGCATCATGTCCCTTTCATCCGCACAATTACAAAccaattgtgattttattaatttctaacatttaattttctttattaatctaattatatttgatattcGTGATGTAGGTCCCTACGTACGTGCTCAATAATTGGATTGAAATCAagttgaattatatatatatataccgaGTTAGCATGGGAAACAAATGTAATTACTTGGCAATTTCGGAAATGACCAAGACTTTCGGAAAGAAACTCCAAACCCACTCCACTCTACTCCATTAAAGTACTGTTAAATAAGCTAGTGAAGGGAACTCTGCCACTGCCATTGGTTCTTCCCTTCGCTCCATCCTACCAGCCGGCCGGTACGTACCTAACTACTACTCTTCTTGATTAAAGAGCGTAATTAACAATTTGAGATGTATGCTCACTGATCTACTGTGAAAAATCATGTGTAATTCACGTAGGGCGATATTAATGATCaccatgaaatatatatatagtcgtGTCGAGGATCACATGAAATATCTATGATCCCGAAATGATGTTGATTAATTTGCGTTTAAAGATTGTTAATGGACGtttttgtatgtatatatttaggTGTAAACAAGCTAGAGAATGGGGATTTACCAGTCGAAAAAAGTGAACCATGAGAAGCTAAAGCTCGAACGAAGAGCCACTCAACTTCTTTCATCAACTCGTAAGTGCTGGATAGCTAGAGTGTTGGTTATTCGGTTTGTACAATTATANAGTGTTATATGGTGAGTATATATATTAAGTACTTATGAAAAAAGTTAAGTGATTATCCTTTAATGATCGAGTAAATCTTAGCTTTTATATGGGGAAAGGTAATAATGATCTGTTTTCGTGTGTGGTCATAAGTCCTGATCAAACTTTTGCTCAGATTCTGATCAATTTTTCTTGGTTTTCTTACGTTGCTCGAACTAGGCTGAGAGTCTAGGTTTGTTTGAATATGTAGTAATCTAATTGGTGGCTTCCCGGTTTGATGAATGCTGGGAGATGATTAAAATACGGTATTCCTTCTTTTCCCGGGCGGGCACTCACCCAGTCTTTTCTTGGTTTCCCGGGAACGACTATGGGCTCCCGGCTTTTCTTGCTCTGCCAGAGTCCAAGGATGACCCGGGTTCCTTCCGAgatatcaatatatatttatatgtgtgtgtaaaattatatatacatttataaTATCTTTAATTCCTCCAATGTTTGCTGCTCCAGAAAAAAAATCTTGtaaaattatatatgtcaatatttgaaaagaaagtgGGAAGGTGGGTGAGGTGGTCCGGGCGGGCCACAAATATCATGCATGCATGATCCCgacgtgtgtatatatataattagccacacaattaatattatgatgACTTGGGGAGTGAGTGACAAAATATATGACTAATTTATACTTTTTTATATGACGTTTGTTGATTCAATGACAATAATTATTGATTATAGATCGATCAACTTTATCAATTGGCCGAAACAgcttattttaaaagttcattttAACAACgtacataaattatttattgtttgtaGAAAAAAGAGAATAATTTACAGTACAACGTgcaaatacttttttttttagaatttcagCTTCTGtctattttatttacttttaaaaattaaaagttcCACTAAACAtcgttttatattaaaaaataccTAGCTATCTGTGCAACCATAtctaaaaaaatagaatttttcgaCCTATGTATTAGCCTAAAATATATTGGATATTGACTATTTAATTAGTCAAAAATAGGAAGGgttgtcaaaatcagacacgatctATCAACTCGACATGGTTCAACCtgaaaaaaaatcaggtttgagtttgagtttgaggttttcgggttcgggtcagaaGGTGGGGGGTCCGATAACTGACTTGAAAAAAATGACCGGATTGTGTTGGGTTCAGGTCAACccgagttgacccgaaaattttaaatttttttaaaaaaatataattaataaatattgtctacattttatatattgtaagtctgaaaaaatatttattgtatatttatattataaattcataatttaatatttattttgaatatttttttattttttaaacaattgtttatttgatttagtaaatatattatatttttctacaattacactttcaaatttaaatcatatatatgagaaaaattttgttatgatgagtttaaattaaaatattaatttttttgaatgttatttaattttctttaaaaaaattaaaaaaaatctcaatcGGGTTAATTGGGTTGATCGTGTTGATccgggttcgggttggctcgagttcgggttgagcaatttttgaatagtaataTTGCTCAACCCGATCTAACAACAAGTAAGGATGGTAATAGACCGGTTTTAAACCCTGTCGGTCGGCTCTGTGTTAGAATTCGTGTATATACATAAATAAGTAGgcataaatgtatatataacagtaataatttatttataaatttttttgttaagagttaatataaattaatatattttaatttgtgataatttttttagtcttaaatattattaatataaagttgatatttaaatttgataattaattaatttttttttattgtgcaGTGACTAAAATTTTTAGTgattaaagtttaaaaatttttattttcaaataaaaaattatatagtttttaacGGGTCCAACCCGAATTGGACCTATCGGATTTCGAGGGTCGGGTTTGACCAAGCATGTCCTATATCGGTCATGTTGTAATCCTTAGTGACACTCATGTGATGCAAACGTGGCGTCAACACGAAATTGATACATGCAGTGTCATATTGAAATATTAAAGTATGAATCATGCAATGTCAATCTTATATATCTTTCCTTCCTTAATATAACTAGTTCATGATCAAATTAATTGACATTATCCACGATCTAATTTGTCTCAATTCTTTGACCATTAATGATAAATTAAGCACTCGTGATCACTCTATGTTTAACGGTCGAGTTGGTTTGTGCACAGAAGCAAGATACCTGAGTGGGTGTGTTCCTATGCACAAAGCAGCATTGAAGGGCGACTGGGAGGTTGCTGAAAGATTGTTGGCCGACGATATTACATTGGGTAAATCTCGCATAACAGAAGGGGGAGAAACTGCTTTCCATATAGCTGCTTTGGAAGGGCATGCACCTTTTGTTGCTAATTTACTGGAAAAGATGGGCGACGACCAATCTTCTCGTATGCTGGAAATACAGAATCAAAAGGGAAACACAGCACTCAGTTTTGCTGCCGTCGCCGGGCATGTCCCTATTGCTTTCATGATGGTAGAGAAGAACAAAAAGTTGCCCACGATACGTGGTAGTGGGAGTGTCACCCCACTCTACATGGCGGCCTTGTTAGGCCACCACGACATGGTCGATTATCTTTTCCCATTATCCAATTTTGAGACGTGGAATGAGAACGAACAGATTAGACTTCTTACGACATCCATCGCCTCCGGATTGTATGGTGATAATTAACTCTACATCGCGAGGGTTTCTTTTTAATCTCATTTAAGAATGGATTAAGTAGGATAATGTATACATCAACTGAACAATTCATGGATGCAGATCTGGCTATTAGAATCTTACAACAAAATAACATGCTAGCTGGGCTTGAAGATGGCGACGGGGAGACACCTTTGCAGGTGCTTGCAAGGACTCCATCAGCATTTCCTGGCCCTGGTGACACCATGCAACAAGGACTCAGCTGGATCGGAACCATTGCCCGCGCAAGTTAGTGATTTTGCAAATGTATTTCGTTATGTTCGTAACTACCTATACCTTgctaaatgttattttttgttgtttatgcatgaattcCGAGTATATGTACAGTAGCTCCAGTGCTGCCTCGTAACATGCAGCTGCCGCTTCAAGTACTGTCAGCAGATGACGACGATGAATCGTGTGATGCATATACATTGCTCCAATATCTTTGGGATCTTACCGCATCACGCTATCAACAAAATGATATCGAAACAGGGAGAGCTAATAGTATGGAAGCTTTTGGAAACGCTAATTTGAAACTGCTTTTTACAGCCGTAGAATCTGAAAATGGAGAATTCTTGGTCGAGCTGATTCGTCTTTATCCAGATTTCTTGTACAAAGTTAACGAGTCCAAACACAGCATATTTCATATCGCTGTTTTGCATCGCCATGCCCAATGCTTCAATTTAATATATGAAGTACCCGGTGTGAGAGATTTGATACTGACATATGTAGACACCCAAGGCAATAACATAATGCATTTGGCCGGCAGGCTAGCCCCTCAGAATCAGCTCAATCTCTTACCAGGGGCAGCTCTTCAGATGCAACGAGAAGTACTGTGGTTTAAGGAAGTCGAAAAGTTGGTCAAACCATCACACCGAAACGAGAAAAACCATCAAGGCCAAACACCACACGATGTATTCATCTCAGAGCACCAAGGATTGATGAAAGAAGGTGAAAAAATGATGAAGCAAATGGCAAAATCATGCATGCTAGTTGCGATGCTAATTGCCACAGTGGTTTTCACAACTGCCTTTACAGTGCCCGGTGGGTACAACAACGCTGGTACTCCAAGTCTACAGAACAAGAggttttttattgtttttcctATGTCCGAGGCAGTGGCGACCCTATCCTCTTTGACATCAATGCTCATGTTTCTGTCCATACTGACATCTCGTTATGCCGAAGACGATTTCCTGGACTCGTTGCCTTTTTGGATGGTGATTGGGGTGGCATCCCTTTTCGTGTCCATAGCGGCAATGATGGTTTCCTTCTGCACCTGTCTTATTTTCTATCAACAAGGATTAGCATCGGTAACTGTTCTTCTGTTTTTCTTCGCTACCGTGCCGGTCATGTTTATTTCCTTGAAGTATCCGCATCTGGCTACCATACTACGTTGTACCTATAGCTGCAGATGGTTATTTCTTTCCAACAATAGGTTGTTGTCCTACTAGGTAGctataatttttatgaaataaataaaattgactGCACCTTCCATGTCCGAAAGCTATAGTACCAGGCATGTCTTGTGAAGTCTATGCTGTGTGGTCGGCTCGTGATGCCAAGTATTTGGGTTCTCTGTGTTCTTTCGCTTTCCCACCTTCTTCTCATCCACAATTCATATGGATATTTCTTTTGGCCAGCTGTTTCTTGTGGATCACCTGAATTTTCTTATCTGGTGTGGTGAATTTATACTTACGTTTTTGTCTGTATGCAAAGTCTTCAATGACGCATTGAGTAAATTTTGTTTCCAAAACTGTAAAGAAAAAATGAAACTAGGATAATAAGTTCATTCCAATAAGAAGGGAACAACAAAAAATCTGCCATGTTGAGGTGGGGGGTGGTCCAAGCCCACGTGAAGCACAGGTGCTAAGGCTTTTGGGCATGCTTGTCTTCACGTCATATAATTTGGAATCCCAAGCAACCACATTAAGTTTTCTTTCTAGGATGTTAATTGACAATTCTTACACTGACCAAAAGTTTGCTTACTTAtcttcaaaatgaatatttagtGATCCTCCTTTAAACTTTTTCATCTGTCTCCCTCCAAGCACATGTAAGTGGAGATGGTACACGGATTGACCTGTATTAAAAGAGTCATGGTATCATTTTTGGCAAGTTCAggttgtatatatatttagacTTGCAGAGACTATCTATTATTctattatctattatatatataaatatgtgactttatatgtgaatttacatttatctccttattaattgtttgtttttaatgttgtctACCCACATTACCATATGTCATTTTTAATCTAatgatttggatttttttattttttattatgtaaattagcatttgatatcttttatgtctactcacattataatatgttatttttaatcaaatgatttagaatttttttatttatctttcttACGTGAGTagacattaattaaaatttaaaaatagttcattgttgcattatgaattttttttggtgtcttattaatttttttggttacTTTGACTataacttattacttttaaaaatattttttgcaaaagtttatatttaaatttttttttaataaaatatggttaaaaactttattgtgatataccatttttataaaaaaaatttctaatttcTAATTGTCTTTAATTGTGACAGttggctagaatttatgtgtttagataaaaaaaatttgaaccaacattttttgtggtttatatttataaattatttgaataaaacacggtgaaagatcgttgtgattagacccgtcaacatattatttttaagttatttttatcagtatcgTGAATAATAAACGCGTTtattgcaataaataaatattatctcatcgtcaaataatttaagtgtgttgggttgaaattttgtcgatCTATTAAAAGGTGGGCCTAAATGAGCTCACAcgggtttatattaaatatctatatatctaatattgtCGATTTTCAATTACGAATTCATCATGTAAAAGGGAGAATATCATCTTGGTTTTAAAATTGAGATGTTAGTAAATTATCCATAAATTGTGGGTTGTTAAGATATTTTGGTAGTGACTGAAAATCGAatgtcaaagttgacatttgaaatgtgtttttggattcctcacaatatgttcgtcaacatatgatttttaagttatttttatcagtatcgTGAATAATAAACACGTTtattgcaataaataaatattatgaatcCAAATTTTCAGTATTTTAAGTTGgtcttttttataaaaaaatattttatgcaagaaaaactttattgtgatataccatttttattaaaaaaaatcctaatttttaaatcataattgTGACAGTTGGCtggaatttatgtgtttaaataaaaaaattgaaccaatatttttttgtggtttatatttataaattatttgaataaaatacgATAAAAGATCGTTGTAATTAGACTCatcaacatattattattaagttatttttatcagtatcgTGAATAATAAACACGTTTATTGCAATAAANGCCTTTCTAGGATGTTAATTGGCAATTCTTAAACTGACCACAAAGTTGCTTACTTAtcttcaaaatgaatatttagtGATCCTCCTTTAAACTGGTATAATCACCCAGTTGGCCATTTCATCTGTCTCCCTCCAAGCACATGTAAGTGGAGATGGTACACGGATTGACCTGTATTAAAAGAGTCATGGTATCATTTNATGTCAACCCATTTAATTGTGGATGAGCTCACAcgggtttatattaaatatctatatatataatattatcgaTTTTTAATTACGAATTCCTCATGTAAAAGGGAGAATatcatcttgattttaaaatttagatgTTAGTATCTTGTGCATaaattgtgggttgttgagATATTTTGGTAGTCACATAAAATcgagtgtcaaagttgacatttgaaatgtgtttttggattcctgacaatatgttcgtcaacatattatttttaagttattttNNNNNNNNNNNNNNNNNNNNNNNNNNNNNNNNNNNNNNNNNNNNNNNNNNNNNNNNNNNNNNNNNNNNNNNNNNNNNNNNNNNNNNNNNNNNNNNNNNNNNNNNNNNNNNNNNNNNNNNNNNNNNNNNNNNNNNNNNNNNNNNNNNNNNNNNNNNNNNNNNNNNNNNNNNNNNNNNNNNNNNNNNNNNNNNNNNNNNNNNNNNNNNNNNNNNNNNNNNNNNNNNNNNNNNNNNNNNNNNNNNNNNNNNNNNNNNNNNNNNNNNNNNNNNNNNNNNNNNNNNNNNNNNNNNNNNNNNNNNNNNNNNNNNNNNNNNNNNNNNNNNNNNNNNNNNNNNNNNNNNNNNNNNNNNNNNNNNNNNNNNNNNNNNNNNNNNNNNNNNNNNNNNNNNNNNNNNNNNNNNNNNNNNNNNNNNNNNNNNNNNNNNNNNNNNNNNNNNNNNNNNNNNNNNNNNNNNNNNNNNNNNNNNNNNNNNNNNNNNNNNNNNNNNNNNNNNNNNNNNNNNNNNNNNNNNNNNNNNNNNNNNNNNNNNNNNNNNNNNNNNNNNNNNNNNNNNNNNNNNNNNNNNNNNNNNNNNNNNNNNNNNNNNNNNNNNNNNNNNNNNNNNNNNNNNNNNNNNNNNNNNNNNNNNNNNNNNNNNNNNNNNNNNNNNNNNNNNNNNNNNNNNNNNNNNNNNNNNNNNNNNNNNNNNNNNNNNNNNNNNNNNNNNNNNNNNNNNNNNNNNNNNNNNNNNNNNNNNNNNNNNNNNNNNNNNNNNNNNNNNNNNNNNNNNNNNNNNNNNNNNNNNNNNNNNNNNNNNNNNNNNNNNNNNNNNNNNNNNNNNNNNNNNNNNNNNNNNNNNNNNNNNNNNNNNNNNNNNNNNNNNNNNNNNNNNNNNNNNNNNNNNNNNNNNNNNNNNNNNNNNNNNNNNNNNNNNNNNNNNNNNNNNNNNNNNNNNNNNNNNNNNNNNNNNNNNNNNNNNNNNNNNNNNNNNNNNNNNNNNNNNNNNNNNNNNNNNNNNNNNNNNNNNNNNNNNNNNNNNNNNNNNNNNNNNNNNNNNNNNNNNNNNNNNNNNNNNNNNNNNNNNNNNNNNNNNNNNNNNNNNNNNNNNNNNNNNNNNNNNNNNNNNNNNNNNNNNNNNNNNNNNNNNNNNNNNNNNNNNNNNNNNNNNNNNNNNNNNNNNNNNNNNNNNNNNNNNNNNNNNNNNNNNNNNNNNNNNNNNNNNNNNNNNNNNNNNNNNNNNNNNNNNNNNNNNNNNNNNNNNNNNNNNNNNNNNNNNNNNNNNNNNNNNNNNNNNNNNNNNNNNNNNNNNNNNNNNNNNNNNNNNNNNNNNNNNNNNNNNNNNNNNNNNNNNNNNNNNNNNNNNNNNNNNNNNNNNNNNNNNNNNNNNNNNNNNNNNNNNNNNNNNNNNNNNNNNNNNNNNNNNNNNNNNNNNNNNNNNNNN
This genomic window from Primulina huaijiensis isolate GDHJ02 chromosome 7, ASM1229523v2, whole genome shotgun sequence contains:
- the LOC140981400 gene encoding uncharacterized protein isoform X2, coding for MGIYQSKKVNHEKLKLERRATQLLSSTQARYLSGCVPMHKAALKGDWEVAERLLADDITLGKSRITEGGETAFHIAALEGHAPFVANLLEKMGDDQSSRMLEIQNQKGNTALSFAAVAGHVPIAFMMVEKNKKLPTIRGSGSVTPLYMAALLGHHDMVDYLFPLSNFETWNENEQIRLLTTSIASGLYDLAIRILQQNNMLAGLEDGDGETPLQVLARTPSAFPGPDDDDESCDAYTLLQYLWDLTASRYQQNDIETGRANSMEAFGNANLKLLFTAVESENGEFLVELIRLYPDFLYKVNESKHSIFHIAVLHRHAQCFNLIYEVPGVRDLILTYVDTQGNNIMHLAGRLAPQNQLNLLPGAALQMQREVLWFKEVEKLVKPSHRNEKNHQGQTPHDVFISEHQGLMKEGEKMMKQMAKSCMLVAMLIATVVFTTAFTVPGGYNNAGTPSLQNKRFFIVFPMSEAVATLSSLTSMLMFLSILTSRYAEDDFLDSLPFWMVIGVASLFVSIAAMMVSFCTCLIFYQQGLASVTVLLFFFATVPVMFISLKYPHLATILRCTYSCRWLFLSNNRLLSY
- the LOC140981400 gene encoding uncharacterized protein isoform X1; the protein is MGIYQSKKVNHEKLKLERRATQLLSSTQARYLSGCVPMHKAALKGDWEVAERLLADDITLGKSRITEGGETAFHIAALEGHAPFVANLLEKMGDDQSSRMLEIQNQKGNTALSFAAVAGHVPIAFMMVEKNKKLPTIRGSGSVTPLYMAALLGHHDMVDYLFPLSNFETWNENEQIRLLTTSIASGLYDLAIRILQQNNMLAGLEDGDGETPLQVLARTPSAFPGPGDTMQQGLSWIGTIARAIAPVLPRNMQLPLQVLSADDDDESCDAYTLLQYLWDLTASRYQQNDIETGRANSMEAFGNANLKLLFTAVESENGEFLVELIRLYPDFLYKVNESKHSIFHIAVLHRHAQCFNLIYEVPGVRDLILTYVDTQGNNIMHLAGRLAPQNQLNLLPGAALQMQREVLWFKEVEKLVKPSHRNEKNHQGQTPHDVFISEHQGLMKEGEKMMKQMAKSCMLVAMLIATVVFTTAFTVPGGYNNAGTPSLQNKRFFIVFPMSEAVATLSSLTSMLMFLSILTSRYAEDDFLDSLPFWMVIGVASLFVSIAAMMVSFCTCLIFYQQGLASVTVLLFFFATVPVMFISLKYPHLATILRCTYSCRWLFLSNNRLLSY